A single window of Plasmodium reichenowi strain SY57 chromosome 14, whole genome shotgun sequence DNA harbors:
- a CDS encoding atypical protein kinase, ABC-1 family, putative: MNQYDQWNRRIRTIWYCSSLYVEYKNALRKSKKMPVEKKNEYWEKKHEEFATKMLNNIYELRGKEYYYKSNIYEMFEYIDKEPLASASIGQVHKAKLKKYDKHICDIDSRKHKDYNVIIKIQHEGIDQFLSSDISTLKKVSWAFGLIDKNFYFTDFIDEWQDSASRELNYKYELYHQLLAYNSFKKSGIPVKIPKIYCAHTTSKVLVMEYIKGFKITDTELLKKYNVDTYKMVYKIIDYFAYQIHNDGFFHGDPHPGNILVMMEEKKKRKKKKKKYNKDKINNSKMKNENVYMNKRKKNHKKSNRNSKKKLSCKKKKKLEINKEREKAEEKKENMYNNNDINYCENKNEHIITNNPKLQNNSSDMKNIIKFTSYSKSLSSSNASLMDHFVDSRYNIDKMRAPTNFSNPFHKSFSFVDYSLNQDVDSDKMNQEDYEYILKENMSDGLDNMKNCLSRSHEYISCDQSRSGVTSIATSRKTQNRDSNKASENSIMESRETTMFSFVNNMEELVKMKSETKIDSQVKGYDKKVVKGSKGDNKNDHNNDNNNDNINNNDNNINNNINNNINNNNNNNNNNNNNDNNISNGEKEKNKSGPIYKSKFQAADLKKRKNAKYNFVPVIIDWGLIKQLDSVMKFAFCKLVYNISCMNVLNIIEAFEDMGFCFKEDFTYDPEIYIENLKTYFLSKLEESKSKGNEGEKEFGGVNTVDETSKSNKNMEILKNIEKKDVMDKNPISDVPKDIIFFMRVASLLHGLCTQLNVKINYLNIFSRRAKEALEKIYIPINNSIHTIPIDKYPNTFVEKRIHQFIKTLYEKKKILGCQVAIIHKKKLVVNTCVGITSTTDKRPITKHSLFNGYSLNKIILNIALYHLICNSVNEQTSGESILLGMDKKKDKLGEKISQKIQEKISEKIKIKSNAKEKNQLDEKMKIKINEKDKGKAKEKNKNNNKEKNDKEKNDKEKNDKEKNSNEDNNKEDNDKDNNDKDNNDKDNNDKDNNDKDNNNNEDNNNNNNKLLNEMDQSKHNANEKTSNMKDNNKPYEEEDLEDEVADDNKTDNENNYITEKLNEFNKIENDYFSVNMNENIIKCEEFGESKDISPLSVNSFISFNSYNSYNNNVSWISSMSRNSYKSMIERIEDDVQYKEINDDLPNNSKLSLMSEYKKHDKYKGRNYIHNHNNDDVHHHNHHHNHHHNLHHNHHHNHHHNHHHNHHHNHHHNHHHHDNNINKSNNETESNPNKSINIYPNISYNKMDTLIKKQQSYIDEKNFIKSIESKQIRNFKNIINDHICNYWDGFICNNKKNITIKDILTLKCFIKKPFHDKITLSKFIDYDQMINMIENSKHYKTSDKTSKYGEYLYLIDTYIISELIHNISGLHYYEYIYKYIVKPLNLTEEMFVPIPSELLKNQKYEDSKKKNVNNQNNVNTTGGLSNNNLDKTKKFIKDKKANVIDKKTNILDKKSIVMDKWPNMMKDYTTSALKNNEYKSTSFIGGKKFKKSSTISNFIDDINDDMNFYIMNAELLKFENINLKNTISNKKKFDSNQKVLSKKRSISVDVYYSKKKIKDGSKKEKKKNKDKKDQKGSKTKVDFEKRDIAEMKKVDKNEERNQPNQQKDHPNEQNDQMYEDIVETYEDIIETYEDKIELNHDNDDSNLKMNDVYHDIIEEKEDNEYYNNIKKEYENEENNNKIEISKDSLNKKQSNIESKMNILINNELIDNENARKLDSSNLLESTLRNKESFSFKNKFLNHVDNLKLKTKKINDSIKNMYENNENIFLKNFFLSPKKCDNIENNLDHRNVEANCVDNNMCESNSLNNSCYNNSFYNSFYNSHSNSKNSSKIRNYNNMDNVNNNVNSDNINYSPNDNKKKNSYNNNNNNNSNNNIIVSCSPYVYNYNNKYTLKENYDKKFNMNKFNKVMLSNPKATVHKNKKDNLFLFEERGKRSHSYSDCRNESHHVMKNSYMENINNINNYSNSSMNYLNYYISNKKSVNYMNANGVVIKYDDDNNNVNNVNNVNNMNNINNNESNNTNKMSFFTNTILNTFQDKNNKTKKKKEVKCLSNEDKYFYNLEERRKYYKYNFDKNIRKLFNNVDTKTSGEESANSLLKEKYNKYHKRNKKYKKLFEYIKQLKDHIKKKSDHIREANEAFIRSIKQKQEDENKKKEENKTTDEGKTIDEGKTIDEGKTIDEGKTIDEGKTIDEIKTIDEVKTIDEVKTIEEGKTIEEGKTTDEGKTIEEGKTVQEGKTIQEGKTFQEGRTIEECKIIGDNKKGGEDYNKNEENKSKEEKTRNDDKYEFVQDTEELIKKVTKKDQELLKKLIEYKYQILKKQNNNLMKKKNKQNIYMNDYSDNIEMFSDTETDSTDYYDEDDVDYDEHMVEYNNYHDERNQNTKEYIFYDKKRTRRELKELRRFNERKKRLETYLIMNKLYNQNKKGVISKEYHTINKKTDVYWRLAFARRNINVLENVTQEDVNNQLEMLKSNGKVQKKGGGNNKENENEEKNKNNKNNYINNIKNDQEKSLNDNKNFDNKLKMYVDNFNIKQYNKYISLFQLMQSKPYILDPLIYDSKKILDKFIPINGRFTAKALCKLLAFVNNEFFFPSYIINKIRKKYTIDKSVEALILTGAMSRIWGMGFQLFECEYNANINDEFNLYKKKNKYKRKNIESRKKKKINKKNKIVGYGQSDFSGCLAISFPEIDLSITILLSDVFKGADVCHLLLEFILKLYGLKPQWKVPVKMSELVKVF; the protein is encoded by the exons ATGAATCAGTATGATCAATGGAATCGTAGAATTCGG ACAATATGGTACTGTAGTAGTCTGTATGTAGAATATAAGAACGCTTTGAGgaaatcaaaaaaaatgccagtggagaaaaaaaatgaatacTGGGAAAAGAAACATGAAGAGTTTGCTACAAAGAtgttaaataatatatatgaattaagAGGTAaggaatattattataaaa GTAACATTTATGAAATGTTTGAATACATCGATAAGGAACCACTAGCTAGCGCTTCTATTGGACAAGTACACAAAGcgaaattaaaaaaatatgataaacATATATGCGATATAGACAGTAGAAAACATAAGGATtataatgtaataataaaaattcaGCATGAAGGAATAGATCAGTTTTTGTCATCAGATATAAGtactttaaaaaaagtGTCTTGGGCATTTGGACTAATAGATaagaatttttattttacagATTTTATAGATGAATGGCAAGATTCTGCTTCTCGAgaattaaattataaatatgaattatatcATCAATTGCTAGCTTATAACagttttaaaaaatcaGGTATCCCTGTAAAAATACCTAAAATTTATTGTGCTCATACAACTTCTAAGGTATTGGTTATGGAATATATTAAAGGCTTTAAAATAACTGATACTGAATtacttaaaaaatataatgtagatacatataaaatggTCTATAAAATTATTGACTATTTTGCTTATCAAATACATAATGATGGTTTTTTTCATGGGGACCCACATCCGGGAAATATATTAGTCATGATggaagaaaagaaaaaaaggaaaaaaaagaaaaaaaagtataataaagataaaataaataactcgaaaatgaaaaatgaaaatgtatatatgaacaagagaaaaaaaaatcataaaaaaagtaatagGAATTCTAAGAAAAAGTTAAgttgtaaaaaaaaaaaaaaactagaaataaataaagaaagagaaaaagcagaagaaaagaaagaaaatatgtataataataatgatataaattattgtgaaaataaaaatgaacatattataacaaacaatccaaaattacaaaataatagtagtgatatgaaaaatataataaaatttacaAGTTATTCTAAAAGCCTATCTTCATCTAATGCTTCATTGATGGATCATTTTGTGGATTCaagatataatattgataaaaTGAGAGCACCTACTAATTTTTCGAATCCTTTTCATAAATCTTTTAGTTTTGTTGATTATTCACTTAATCAAGATGTAGATTCGGATAAAATGAATCAAGAAgattatgaatatattttgaagGAAAATATGAGTGATGGTTTagataatatgaaaaattgTTTATCTAGATCCcatgaatatatttcatGCGATCAATCAAGAAGTGGAGTAACATCTATTGCGACAAGTAGGAAAACCCAAAATAGGGATTCTAACAAAGCTAGTGAAAATAGTATTATGGAATCTCGAGAAACAACTatgttttcttttgttaACAATATGGAGGAGTTAGTCAAGATGAAGTCGGAGACAAAAATAGATTCACAAGTTAAAGgatatgataaaaaagTGGTTAAAGGTAGTAAAGGTGACAATAAAAATGACCacaataatgataataataatgacaatattaataataatgacaataatattaataataatattaataataatattaataataataataataataataataataataataataatgataacaaTATTTCTAATGGTGAGAAAGAGAAAAACAAAAGTGGTCCGATATACAAATCAAAATTCCAAGCAGcagatttaaaaaaaagaaaaaatgcaaaatataattttgtaCCTGTTATTATTGACTGGGGTTTAATCAAACAATTAGATAGCGTAATGAAATTCGCCTTTTGTAAATTAGTTTATAATATTAGCTGTATGAatgtattaaatattatagaaGCGTTTGAAGATATGGGTTTCTGCTTTAAAGAAGATTTTACCTACGATCctgaaatatatattgagAATTTGAAaacttattttttaagCAAATTAGAAGAATCTAAAAGTAAAGGTAATGAAGGAGAAAAGGAATTTGGTGGTGTTAATACTGTTGATGAAACAAGTAAGAGTAATAAGAATAtggaaatattaaaaaatattgaaaaaaaagatgtTATGGATAAAAATCCGATAAGTGATGTACCtaaagatattatattttttatgagAGTTGCATCTTTATTACATGGATTATGTACACAattaaatgtaaaaattaattatttaaatatcTTTTCAAGAAGAGCTAAAGAAGctttagaaaaaatatatataccaataaataatagtatACACACAATACCAATAGATAAATATCCAAATACATTTGTAGAAAAAAGAATTCATcaatttataaaaacattatatgaaaaaaaaaaaatactaGGATGTCAAGTAGCcattatacataaaaaaaagttagTTGTTAATACATGTGTAGGAATTACAAGTACAACAGATAAAAGACCTATAACAAAAcattctttatttaatgGATATTCattaaacaaaattattttaaatatagCTCTATATCATCTTATATGTAACTCAGTGAATGAACAAACGTCAGGTGAAAGTATTTTGCTCGGTATGGATAAGAAAAAGGATAAGCTAGGGGAAAAGATAAGTCAAAAAATTcaagaaaaaataagtgaaaagataaaaattaaatcaAACGCGAAGGAGAAAAATCAATTGgatgaaaaaatgaaaattaaGATAAACGAAAAGGATAAGGGTAAAGCTAAggaaaagaataaaaataataataaggaaaaaaatgataaggaaaaaaatgataaggaaaaaaatgataaggaaaaaaatagtaATGAAGACAATAATAAAGAGGACAATGATAAGGATAACAATGATAAGGATAACAATGATAAGGATAACAATGATAAGGATAACAATGATAAGgataacaataataatgaggacaataataataataataataaattattaaacGAAATGGATCAAAGTAAACACAATGCAAATGAAAAAACATCCAATATgaaagataataataaaccTTATGAAGAAGAAGACCTAGAGGATGAAGTTGctgatgataataaaacagataatgaaaataattatattaccgaaaaattaaatgaatttaataaaatagaaaacGATTATTTCTCAgtaaatatgaatgaaaatataattaaatgtGAAGAGTTTGGTGAGAGCAAGGATATAAGTCCTTTATCTGTCAATAGTTTCATAAGTTTTAATAGTTATAatagttataataataatgttagTTGGATCAGTAGTATGAGTAGGAATAGTTACAAAAGTATGATTGAAAGGATAGAAGATGATGTGcaatataaagaaattaatGATGATCTACCTAATAATAGTAAGCTTAGTCTTATGAGCGAATACAAAAAGcatgataaatataaaggTAGAAATTATATCCATAATCacaataatgatgatgTACATCACCataatcatcatcataatcATCACCATAATCTTCACCATAATCATCACCATAATCATCACCATAATCATCACCATAATCATCACCATAATCATCACCATAATCATCACCatcatgataataatataaataagagTAATAATGAGACAGAGTCCAATCCAAATAAAtccataaatatatatccaaatatatcatataacaaaatggataccttaataaaaaaacaacaaAGTTATATTGATGAGAAAAActttataaaaagtataGAAAGCAAACAAATAAGAaatttcaaaaatattattaacgATCATATTTGTAATTACTGGGATGgatttatatgtaataataaaaaaaatataaccataaaagatatattaacTTTAAAGTGTTTTATTAAGAAGCCTTTTCATGATAAAATAACGTTAAGCAAATTTATAGATTACGAtcaaatgataaatatgatTGAGAACTCTAAACATTATAAGACTTCAGATAAAACGTCGAAATATGGAGagtatttatatttaatcgatacatatattatatctgagttaatacataatatatcaggattacattattatgagtatatatataaatatatagtGAAACCATTAAATTTGACTGAAGAAATGTTTGTACCCATACCTTcagaattattaaaaaatcaaaaataCGAAGAttcaaaaaagaaaaatgtcaacaatcaaaataatgtaaatacCACTGGTGGTcttagtaataataatttagataaaacaaaaaaatttataaagGATAAAAAGGCAAATGttatagataaaaaaacaaacatTCTAGATAAAAAATCTATTGTTATGGATAAATGGCCTAACATGATGAAGGATTATACAACCAGTgctttaaaaaataatgaatacAAATCAACTTCTTTTATTGGTGGTAAGAAATTTAAAAAGTCTAGTACTATTTCCAACTTTATAGACgatataaatgatgatatgaatttttatattatgaatgCGGAACTTTTAAAgtttgaaaatattaatttaaagAATACCATATctaacaaaaaaaaatttgatAGTAATCAAAAAGTTTTATCGAAAAAAAGAAGTATAAGTGTTGATGTGTATTATTctaagaaaaaaattaaag ATGGTAGTAAGaaggagaaaaaaaaaaataaggatAAGAAAGATCAAAAGGGAAGTAAAACCAAAGTGGATTTTGAAAAAAGAGACATCGCAGAGATGAAGAAAGTAGATAAGAATGAAGAAAGAAACCAACCGAATCAACAGAAAGATCATCCAAATGAACAAAACGATCAAATGTATGAGGACATAGTTGAAACGTATGAAGATATAATTGAAACATATGAAGACAAAATAGAACTAAACcatgataatgatgatagTAACCTAAAGATGAACGATGTTTATCATGACATTATAGAAGAGAAAGAAGACaatgaatattataataatattaagaaggaatatgaaaatgaagagaataataataaaattgaaATATCAAAAGATTCTTTAAATAAGAAGCAATCTAATATAGAAAgtaaaatgaatattttaataaataacGAACTTAtagataatgaaaatgCAAGAAAATTGGATTCAAGTAATCTTCTTGAAAGTACCTTAAGGAATAAAGAATCCTTTagttttaaaaataaatttttgaATCATGtagataatttaaaattaaaaacgaagaaaataaatgattccataaaaaatatgtatgaaaataatgagaatatttttttgaaaaatttCTTTCTGTCACCTAAGAAATGTgataatatagaaaataacTTAGATCACAGAAATGTAGAGGCTAATTGTgtagataataatatgtgtGAAAGTAATAGTTTGAATAATAGTTGTTACAATAATAGTTTTTATAATAGTTTTTATAATAGTCATAGTAATAGTAAAAATAGTAGTAAAATAAGAAACTACaataatatggataatgtaaataataatgttaatagtgataatataaattatagtcccaatgataataaaaagaaaaatagttataataataataataataataatagtaataacaatattattgttaGTTGTAGCCCttatgtttataattacaacaataaatatacattaaaagaaaattatgataaaaaatttaatatgaacaaattTAATAAAGTAATGTTATCTAATCCAAAAGCAACAGTtcataagaataaaaaagataatttatttttatttgagGAAAGAGGTAAGAGATCACATAGTTATAGTGACTGTAGAAATGAATCACATCATGTAATGAAAAATTCTTATATGGAGAATattaacaatataaataattatagtaATAGTAGTATGAATTACTTAAACTATTATATTAGTAATAAGAAAAGtgtaaattatatgaatgCCAATGGGGTGGtcataaaatatgatgatgataataataatgtaaataatgtaaataatgtaaataatatgaataatataaataacaatGAAAGTAATAATACTAACAAAATGAGCTTTTTTACAAACACTATCTTGAATACTTTTcaagataaaaataataagacaaaaaagaaaaaagaagtGAAATGTTTAAGTAATGaagataaatatttttataatttagaagaaagaagaaaatattataaatataattttgataaaaatatcagaaaattatttaacAATGTAGATACAAAAACGAGTGGTGAAGAATCAGCAAATAGTCTAttgaaagaaaaatataataaatatcataagagaaataagaaatataaaaaactCTTCGAATATATCAAACAGTTAAAagatcatataaaaaaaaaaagcgATCATATTAGAGAGGCAAATGAAGCATTTATAAGAAGTATAAAACAAAAGCAAGAGGAcgaaaataaaaaaaaagaagagaATAAAACAACTGATGAGGGTAAAACAATTGATGAGGGTAAAACAATTGATGAGGGTAAAACAATTGATGAGGGTAAAACAATTGATGAAGGTAAAACAATTGATGAGATTAAAACAATTGATGAGGTTAAAACAATTGATGAGGTTAAAACAATTGAAGAGGGTAAAACAATTGAAGAGGGTAAAACAACTGATGAGGGCAAAACAATTGAAGAGGGTAAAACAGTTCAAGAGGGTAAAACAATTCAAGAGGGTAAAACATTTCAAGAGGGTAGAACAATTGAAGAGTGCAAAATCATTGgagataataaaaagggTGGTGAAGAttacaataaaaatgaagagaATAAATCTAAAGAGGAAAAAACACGAAACGATGACAAATACGAATTTGTTCAAGATACCGAAGAGCTCATAAAAAAGGTTACGAAAAAAGATCAAGAGTTgttgaaaaaattaatagaatataaataccaaatattaaaaaaacaaaataataaccttatgaaaaaaaaaaataaacagaatatatatatgaacgATTATTCAGATAATATAGAAATGTTTAGTGATACTGAAACAGATTCTACtgattattatgatgaagatgatgTAGATTATGATGAACATATGgttgaatataataattatcatgATGAAAGAAATCAGAATACAAAAgagtatatattttatgataaGAAAAGAACCAGAAGAGAACTAAAAGAATTACGACGTTTTAATGAAAGGAAAAAAAGGTTAGaaacatatttaattatgaataagttatataatcaaaataaaaaaggagTGATTTCAAAAGAATATCATacaattaataaaaaaacgGATGTATATTGGAGACTAGCTTTTGCAAGAAGAAACATTAATGTATTAGAAAACGTAACACAAGAGGATGTGAATAATCAATTAGAAATGTTAAAGTCTAATGGCAAAGTACAAAAAAAGGGAGGAGGAAATAATAaggaaaatgaaaatgaggaaaaaaataaaaataataaaaataattatattaataatataaagaatgATCAAGAGAAATcattaaatgataataaaaattttgataACAAACTTAAAATGTATGTagataattttaatattaaacaatataataaatatatatcattattcCAATTAATGCAATCTAAACCATATATTTTAGATCCGTTAATTTATGATTCTAAAAAAATTTTGGATAAATTTATACCAATCAATGGTAGATTTACAGCAAAAGCATTATGTAAATTATTAGCATTTGTGAATAAcgaatttttttttccatcttatattattaataaaataagaaagaAATATACTATTGATAAAAGTGTAGAGGCATTGATTTTAACAGGAGCTATGAGTAGAATATGGGGTATGGGTTTTCAACTCTTTGAATGTGAATATAATGctaatattaatgatgaatttaatttatataaaaaaaaaaataaatataaaagaaaaaatatagaatctagaaaaaaaaaaaaaataaataaaaaaaataaaattgttGGATATGGACAATCCGATTTTTCAGGATGTTTGGCTATATCATTTCCAGAAATTGATTTATCTATCACAATACTTTTATCTGACGTTTTTAAAGGAGCAGAT